The following are encoded in a window of Castanea sativa cultivar Marrone di Chiusa Pesio chromosome 9, ASM4071231v1 genomic DNA:
- the LOC142608783 gene encoding LOW QUALITY PROTEIN: uncharacterized protein LOC142608783 (The sequence of the model RefSeq protein was modified relative to this genomic sequence to represent the inferred CDS: substituted 3 bases at 3 genomic stop codons): protein MSEATDSCRFIYKDLNQPIEARVVDLLSHMSLKEKVGQMTCTENPAASPSTIKDLSIGAILYSFPASCYPTEPASATDWADMVDSLQKAALESHLGIPIIQMCDSIHGHGNVFGATVFPHNIGLGATRQVLLYIFQLIDAHIIIXLDAIFQXXIKVYCPS, encoded by the exons ATGAGTGAAGCTACAGATAGCTGCAGGTTCATCTACAAAGACCTTAATCAGCCTATTGAAGCTAGGGTCGTTGACCTCCTCTCTCACATGTCCTTGAAGGAGAAAGTTGGCCAAATGACCTGCACTGAGAACCCTGCTGCTAGTCCTTCCACCATCAAAGACTTGTCCATTG GAGCTATATTATATTCTTTCCCAGCCAGTTGTTATCCGACTGAACCTGCTTCGGCAACTGACTGGGCTGATATGGTTGACAGTTTACAGAAGGCAGCTTTAGAGTCACATCTTGGTATTCCAATTATACAAATGTGTGATTCCATCCATGGTCATGGCAACGTGTTTGGTGCTACAGTTTTCCCTCATAACATTGGCCTTGGAGCAACTAGGCAagtccttttatatatattccaGCTGATTGATGCGCATATAATCATATAGCTAGATGCCATATTTCAATAGTGAATAAAAGTCTATTGTCCCAGCTAG